The following are encoded in a window of Kiritimatiellia bacterium genomic DNA:
- a CDS encoding S26 family signal peptidase, producing the protein MKTAGDLANEDLETLQIKAVLDVVGSLDLPIVGTSMGKRWNAYERARLSSPSERRPEIGDVIIFSRGRRLVAHRVIARLWGRYITKGDARWTFDRPFPTDENVIGVVTALFPGGACPRSKSRAFFEGFKAIAASPIWLFFQRQIGRGRPPA; encoded by the coding sequence ATGAAGACCGCTGGCGATCTCGCCAACGAGGATCTAGAAACTCTGCAGATCAAGGCCGTTCTCGACGTAGTGGGTTCGCTGGACCTTCCGATTGTCGGGACGAGCATGGGGAAGCGTTGGAACGCGTACGAACGGGCAAGGCTATCGTCGCCTTCGGAGAGGCGGCCCGAAATTGGAGACGTCATCATCTTCTCGAGAGGCAGGCGTCTGGTGGCCCATCGCGTCATCGCGCGATTGTGGGGGCGTTACATTACCAAGGGAGACGCCCGTTGGACATTCGACCGACCTTTTCCGACGGATGAAAACGTGATCGGTGTGGTGACGGCTCTTTTCCCCGGCGGCGCATGCCCACGGAGCAAGAGCCGAGCGTTTTTTGAGGGATTCAAGGCGATTGCGGCGTCTCCCATTTGGCTGTTTTTTCAGCGACAGATCGGCAGAGGTCGACCGCCCGCGTAG